A single region of the Sorghum bicolor cultivar BTx623 chromosome 9, Sorghum_bicolor_NCBIv3, whole genome shotgun sequence genome encodes:
- the LOC8083763 gene encoding protein DETOXIFICATION 16, with protein MDGHAAVHEPLLPSPPLQGKAASAESKRLMRLAGPIVASCVLQNVVNMASVMFVGHLGELPLAGASLATSLANVTGYSLLTGMATALDTLCGQAFGARQHRLLGVYKQRAMVVLGLACVPIALVWACAGRILLFLGQDPEIAAEAGAYARWLIPSLAAYVPLQCHVRFLQTQSVVLPVTASSGATALCHLLVCWALVYRAGMGSKGAALSNAVSYAINLVILALYVRLSDACKETWNGFSWEAFKDLWRFTELAWPSAIMICLEWWSFEVLVLLSGLLPNPQLETSVLSICLNTGALLYMIPLGLTYSISTRVSNELGAGQPQAAKMATKVVMYMALSEGLVISLTMTLLRNIWGYMYSNEKEIVTYIAKMLPILGISFFIDGLHSSLSGVLTGCGKQKIGAAVNLGAFYLLGIPMSVLLAFIFHLNGMGLWLGIVCGSVTKLVFLLFVTCSIDWDNEAVKAKYRVLSSSLPLV; from the exons ATGGACGGTCACGCGGCCGTCCATGAGCCGCTGCTCCCGTCGCCGCCGCTGCAGGGCAAGGCGGCGTCGGCGGAGTCGAAGCGGCTGATGCGGCTGGCGGGGCCGATCGTCGCCAGCTGCGTGCTGCAGAACGTCGTCAACATGGCCTCCGTCATGTTCGTTGGCCACCTCGGCGAGCTCCCCCTCGCCGGCGCTTCCCTCGCCACCTCCCTCGCCAATGTCACGGGCTACAGCCTTCTC ACCGGCATGGCGACGGCGCTGGACACGCTGTGCGGCCAGGCGTTCGGCGCGCGGCAGCACCGCCTCCTCGGCGTCTACAAGCAGCGCGCGATGGTCGTGCTCGGGCTCGCCTGCGTCCCCATCGCGCTCGTCTGGGCGTGCGCCGGCCGGATCCTGCTCTTCCTCGGCCAGGACCCGGAGATCGCCGCGGAGGCCGGCGCGTACGCGCGCTGGCTCATCCCGTCGCTCGCCGCCTACGTGCCGCTGCAGTGCCACGTCCGATTCCTGCAGACGCAGAGCGTCGTCCTGCCCGTCACGGCCAGCTCCGGCGCCACGGCGCTCTGCCACTTGCTCGTCTGCTGGGCGCTGGTGTACAGGGCCGGCATGGGCAGCAAGGGCGCCGCGCTCAGCAACGCCGTCTCCTACGCCATCAACCTCGTCATACTGGCGCTCTATGTGAGGCTGTCGGACGCGTGCAAGGAGACATGGAATGGCTTCTCATGGGAGGCGTTCAAGGACCTGTGGAGGTTCACCGAGCTTGCCTGGCCGTCTGCCATCATGATCTG CTTGGAGTGGTGGTCGTTTGAAGTCCTTGTGCTGCTGTCCGGTCTTCTGCCAAATCCTCAGCTGGAAACTTCAGTCCTGTCAATTTG CCTAAACACAGGGGCTCTGCTCTACATGATACCATTGGGGCTCACTTATTCCATAAG TACACGTGTCTCCAACGAGCTTGGCGCCGGGCAGCCTCAGGCAGCAAAAATGGCAACAAAGGTAGTCATGTACATGGCCTTATCTGAAGGATTggttatatccttgaccatgaCCCTGCTGCGCAATATATGGGGATATATGTACAGCAATGAGAAGGAAATTGTGACGTACATCGCTAAAATGTTGCCGATCCTCGGGATATCTTTCTTCATAGATGGGCTTCATAGCTCTCTTTCAG GGGTGCTCACAGGCTGCGGAAAGCAAAAGATTGGCGCAGCCGTTAATCTCGGCGCGTTCTACTTGTTAGGCATCCCAATGTCTGTACTGCTTGCATTCATCTTCCATCTGAATGGAATG GGCCTCTGGCTTGGCATCGTCTGCGGTAGCGTCACCAAGCTggtttttcttttgtttgtaaCATGTTCCATCGACTGGGATAATGAG GCAGTCAAGGCGAAGTACAGAGTGCTAAGCTCATCTCTCCCATTAGTATGA
- the LOC110430453 gene encoding atherin-like, with the protein MAAARDWAPRWDPVGGGARSVEEKKRQHLPTAPPHGGGWWAHRAFVWGAVEPRRRVPAGRWPRRAAAWGETEQGSYAAACRPADECHPRDDRALAASSPTVEGGYCVCRRRRLSGRGRASPVATPCAAVARARPVPPSTPTSVPAPASEPPPNRGRPPPTKPRALAGTLGPAHPSSKVGRRGAAASRRAAAATGGRLVHPARRFALCICLRTTSPGPAHLPSFRRPASQAGLLPSEAATRTSPILILQQCGCSQDLKTRIETAGQRRQVPHNTTCAAPKTQRMTPLFCFAYTKIKYVL; encoded by the exons ATGGCTGCTGCAAGGGACTGGGCGCCGCGCTGGGATCCAGTGGGCGGGGGAGCGCGTTCGGTGGAGGAGAAGAAGAGGCAGCACCTGCCGACTGCGCCGCCGCATGGAGGGGGTTGGTGGGCTCACCGCGCTTTCGTGTGGGGAGCAGTGGAGCCACGCCGCCGCGTGCCGGCCGGTCGGTGGCCTCGCCGCGCTGCCGCGTGGGGGGAAACCGAGCAGGGGAGCTACGCCGCCGCGTGCCGGCCGGCCG ACGAGTGCCATCCGAGAGATGACCGAGCACTCGCTGCTAGCAGCCCCACCGTAGAGGGAGGGTATTGtgtgtgccgccgccgccggttgaGCGGGAGGGGCCGAgcatctcccgttgcaacgcccTGCGCCGCCGTTGCCCGTGCACGCCCTGTGCCGCCGTCGACGCCCACCTCCGTCCCTGCCCCAGCCAGCGAGCCACCGCCGAACCGTGGGCGGCCACCGCCCACGAAGCCTCGGGCCTTGGCCGGAACCCTAGGGCCCGCTCATCCTTCGTCCAAGGTTGGCCGACGAGGAGCAGCCGCATCCcgtcgagcagcagcagcaaccggaGGACGCCTCGTACATCCAGCTCGACGCTTCGCCCTCTGCATCTGCCTGAGGACTACGTCGCCAGGACCCGCGCACCTTCCTTCATTCCGTCGACCCGCGAGTCAAGCTG GATTGCTACCGTCAGAGGCCGCAACAAGGACATCGCCCATCCTGATCCTACAGCAATGCGGCTGCTCTCAGGACCTAAAGACCCGAATCGAAACAGCAGGCCAGCGACGACAAGTTCCCCATAACACAACTTGTGCAGCGCCCAA AACACAACGCATGACTCCATTATTCTGCTTTGCTTATACAAAAATCAAGTATGTTCTGTGA